A genomic stretch from Candidatus Poribacteria bacterium includes:
- a CDS encoding DUF5916 domain-containing protein: MRSRIALLVLVVVAAINLNARASKEIRPLLTQETIEIDGHLNEEAWTEAQVIDDFTQQSPDEGQPISERTEVRMLYDTEKLYIGFECYDSEPEKVVANEMRRDGQLWQNDNVYVMLDTYGDKRQCFFFRMNALGAMSDTAVTDGGENLNGSWDCIWEAGGQRHDKGWTVEIAIPFNQLRFKKSDSMVWGVNFGRNIARKNETSQWIQVPRSESWPGTYHPTYQGKVIGLQGITSPSYFDVKPYLLGGLARNLDDTIWKRTTEGDLGLDMKYGITSNLTLDLTVNTDFAQVEADQEEVNLTRFDLFFPERREFFLEGSGLFAFGAGIGDFGPPPLSVFYSRRIGIENEQQVRLLGGGKLTGKVGPYSIGALNMTTDATSDVPLTNFSVLRMQRDILSDSSMGFILTNRQSDVTGNYHRNGGVDLFFRPHDQWRMRAMTVGSWSPEPDESDFAWYLSNDWRNDQFRINASYLDIGPEFTSKMGFVNRTDIRSLMLNTSYERQIRQYSIRDVGALFSGSYLLDHDNSLIGWDLSTGGSMLWDSDDGFNLDFKRVFDRVNEPFTISDVEIPAGDYEMNEVSLTVFTQTSRPFSVFGGIDFGDYFNGNRVGFDIDSQWRMTYQLAIETRYQRNWIKLPESERFTTNVIGTRISYALNTRFFTKLYAQWNDDAQRASANFLINYIYRPGSDFYLVYDQAWNTSEGLNGHEWTVLSKFTYLFSL; the protein is encoded by the coding sequence ATGCGTTCCAGAATAGCTTTATTGGTATTGGTAGTGGTTGCAGCAATAAATTTAAACGCCAGAGCCAGCAAAGAAATTAGACCCTTGCTAACACAAGAAACAATCGAAATTGACGGACATCTCAATGAAGAGGCTTGGACAGAGGCACAAGTTATCGACGACTTTACGCAACAATCACCCGATGAAGGGCAACCCATTAGCGAACGCACTGAGGTGCGGATGTTGTACGACACAGAGAAACTTTATATCGGATTTGAATGCTACGACTCCGAACCCGAAAAAGTCGTTGCCAACGAGATGCGGCGCGACGGGCAGCTTTGGCAAAATGATAATGTTTACGTAATGCTCGACACCTATGGCGATAAACGGCAGTGCTTCTTTTTTCGGATGAATGCCCTTGGTGCGATGTCAGATACCGCAGTCACGGATGGTGGGGAGAACCTTAACGGGAGCTGGGATTGTATCTGGGAAGCGGGCGGACAGCGACACGATAAAGGATGGACGGTCGAAATCGCGATTCCCTTTAACCAGCTGCGGTTCAAAAAGAGCGACTCGATGGTATGGGGCGTGAATTTTGGACGGAACATCGCGCGAAAGAACGAAACATCGCAATGGATACAAGTGCCTCGCAGCGAGAGTTGGCCCGGCACCTATCACCCTACCTATCAAGGCAAAGTGATTGGACTCCAAGGCATCACATCGCCATCCTATTTTGATGTCAAACCGTACCTCCTCGGCGGGTTGGCGAGGAATCTCGACGATACAATTTGGAAGCGGACAACCGAAGGCGACCTCGGGCTTGATATGAAATACGGAATAACATCAAACCTGACACTGGACTTGACTGTAAACACCGATTTCGCGCAGGTAGAGGCAGACCAGGAAGAGGTCAACCTCACACGATTCGATCTCTTTTTCCCCGAACGCCGCGAATTTTTTCTTGAGGGCAGCGGACTGTTCGCCTTCGGTGCAGGTATCGGAGATTTCGGTCCACCCCCGTTGTCGGTTTTTTACAGCCGTCGGATCGGTATCGAAAACGAACAACAGGTTCGACTCCTTGGTGGTGGTAAACTCACAGGGAAAGTCGGACCCTACAGTATCGGTGCGCTCAATATGACGACCGATGCTACATCGGACGTACCGTTGACGAATTTCTCTGTGCTAAGAATGCAGCGCGATATACTCAGCGATTCAAGTATGGGTTTCATTCTCACTAACCGACAAAGTGACGTTACCGGCAACTACCATCGCAACGGTGGAGTAGATTTATTTTTTCGACCACACGATCAGTGGCGGATGCGCGCAATGACCGTCGGCAGTTGGTCTCCAGAGCCCGACGAAAGCGATTTCGCATGGTATCTCTCAAATGATTGGCGCAACGACCAATTCCGCATTAACGCCTCTTATCTCGACATCGGTCCTGAATTTACAAGCAAAATGGGATTCGTAAATCGGACAGACATCCGCTCGTTGATGTTGAATACCAGTTACGAACGCCAAATCAGACAGTACAGCATACGAGACGTTGGCGCGCTTTTCTCTGGCAGCTATCTGTTGGACCACGATAACAGTCTCATCGGTTGGGACCTATCCACCGGTGGGAGTATGCTCTGGGACTCTGATGACGGATTCAATCTTGATTTCAAACGGGTCTTTGATCGTGTTAACGAACCTTTCACAATCAGTGATGTTGAGATTCCGGCTGGCGATTACGAGATGAACGAGGTCTCGCTCACTGTTTTCACCCAGACCAGCCGTCCGTTTAGCGTATTCGGTGGAATAGACTTTGGGGATTACTTTAACGGCAACCGTGTCGGTTTCGACATAGATAGCCAGTGGCGGATGACCTATCAACTGGCGATCGAAACGCGATACCAGCGCAATTGGATTAAATTGCCTGAAAGCGAACGCTTTACAACAAACGTCATTGGTACCCGCATTAGTTACGCGTTGAACACCCGTTTCTTTACCAAACTGTACGCACAGTGGAATGACGATGCCCAACGTGCGAGCGCGAACTTTTTGATTAATTACATCTATCGTCCCGGTAGCGATTTCTATCTCGTGTACGATCAGGCATGGAACACATCGGAAGGTCTCAACGGACACGAATGGACGGTTTTGAGTAAGTTTACCTATCTATTCAGTCTGTAG
- a CDS encoding NUDIX domain-containing protein → MSRAQCLVHKQKRILMVKHRHKGEEWWCLPGGGIEEDETPEQAALRELREECRVEGTIIRPISVITFAPGDQYYTYLIEIGAQAVSLGNDPELKDDQILVDVAWMSLNELTERDRVFLWTAGLLTIPEFSEEIWHLSNAPP, encoded by the coding sequence ATGTCACGTGCGCAGTGCCTTGTTCATAAACAGAAAAGAATTCTAATGGTCAAACACCGTCATAAAGGGGAAGAGTGGTGGTGTCTCCCCGGTGGAGGTATTGAAGAGGATGAAACGCCGGAACAAGCTGCGCTGAGGGAACTTCGGGAAGAGTGCCGTGTCGAAGGCACTATAATCCGCCCAATATCTGTTATTACTTTTGCACCTGGTGATCAATATTATACCTACTTGATAGAAATAGGTGCGCAAGCAGTATCTTTGGGAAATGACCCTGAACTAAAAGATGACCAGATTCTTGTGGACGTTGCGTGGATGTCTCTGAACGAACTCACAGAACGAGATAGAGTGTTTCTATGGACTGCTGGCTTGCTGACGATCCCTGAATTTTCTGAGGAAATCTGGCACTTGTCTAACGCGCCGCCGTAA
- a CDS encoding GNAT family N-acetyltransferase translates to MTQPDNFAEHNIHLETERLILRPFKEADFDIAVPFYNEPEFLEAMEGEPPDEPITKEYLKSAGKYMRKDGFLFAIVEKTSGRTIGEVCLQWMNLERAKIEGEKVMRSPIGIWDKTLWGKGYGKEVIRCLMAHAFEKLGIDRFCPVDVNVDNPRSKRLWESLGFTVVREVDDGKTLDFEITRAAYEKSTQGTLE, encoded by the coding sequence ATGACACAACCAGATAATTTTGCAGAACATAATATTCACTTGGAAACGGAGCGTCTGATACTGAGACCCTTTAAGGAAGCCGATTTTGACATTGCGGTACCTTTTTACAACGAACCTGAGTTTCTGGAAGCAATGGAGGGAGAGCCACCCGACGAACCTATAACAAAGGAATACCTCAAAAGTGCGGGCAAATACATGAGGAAAGATGGATTTCTGTTTGCGATCGTAGAAAAGACGAGCGGCAGAACGATTGGCGAGGTATGTTTACAGTGGATGAACTTGGAACGAGCGAAAATTGAGGGTGAAAAAGTGATGCGGTCACCCATCGGAATCTGGGATAAGACATTGTGGGGTAAAGGCTATGGAAAAGAGGTTATCCGGTGCTTGATGGCGCACGCTTTTGAAAAATTAGGGATTGATCGTTTCTGTCCAGTAGATGTCAACGTTGACAACCCCCGCTCAAAAAGGTTGTGGGAATCGCTTGGATTCACGGTTGTACGAGAAGTGGACGATGGAAAGACGTTGGACTTTGAAATTACACGCGCAGCATACGAAAAATCAACTCAAGGGACACTTGAATAG
- a CDS encoding methyltransferase domain-containing protein — MNDEITIANRARWEAEVRKKGGFTVPWLDLDRDDILKYAEGRLDPISYELYQIYPAYLLKDVADKDVLCLAAGGGQQSAVFGLLDANVTVIDFTQGQLDGDITAAKHYGYPVKTLRLNMRDLSAIEDASFDFVYQGPSMSWVPSVHEIYTGVSRIIRPGGWYRVDFGNPANHSLEWDGEYYRVTEPYSERIYRYSDGAFDFRHYLSDIFNGLLENGFRIEHVEERPWTQPDIEATPGSWTHQMAYNVSFAVIAKKEI; from the coding sequence ATGAATGACGAAATTACGATTGCCAATCGAGCGCGTTGGGAAGCTGAAGTCCGAAAAAAGGGAGGCTTTACTGTTCCCTGGCTCGATCTGGATAGAGACGATATTCTAAAATATGCTGAGGGTCGGCTTGACCCGATTTCTTATGAACTCTACCAAATCTACCCGGCGTATCTACTCAAGGATGTTGCCGACAAAGACGTGTTGTGTCTCGCGGCGGGTGGTGGGCAGCAGTCGGCGGTATTCGGTCTGCTCGATGCCAATGTAACTGTGATTGACTTTACACAAGGGCAGCTTGATGGAGATATTACCGCTGCGAAGCATTACGGCTATCCGGTAAAAACGCTTCGCCTCAACATGCGGGACCTGTCTGCAATTGAGGACGCATCGTTTGATTTCGTCTATCAGGGTCCTTCTATGAGTTGGGTGCCGTCGGTTCATGAAATCTATACAGGCGTATCAAGAATCATCCGTCCAGGGGGTTGGTATCGCGTAGATTTTGGCAACCCTGCCAATCATTCCTTGGAATGGGATGGTGAATACTATCGTGTCACGGAGCCGTATTCTGAACGGATTTATAGGTATTCAGACGGCGCATTCGATTTCCGGCACTACCTGAGTGATATATTCAACGGACTCTTGGAGAACGGATTTCGGATTGAGCATGTTGAGGAACGTCCTTGGACCCAACCAGATATTGAAGCGACACCGGGGAGTTGGACGCATCAAATGGCTTACAACGTGAGCTTTGCCGTTATCGCGAAGAAAGAGATTTGA
- a CDS encoding NAD(P)-dependent oxidoreductase codes for MFSRQLAERAATNNPIRVGIIGAGKFGAGLVAQLSQMEGIVASAIADINLAHATNAYTASNVPVDEISRVQDTNTLNDTIRSWKRAITVDGMHIIQSDLIDVVVEATGIPEVGAEMAYHTLMHKKHLVMVNVETDVTVGSFLRRLADNAGVVYTLVDGDQPGVTMNIVEWAKTLGFEIVAAGRGTVFYDDDRAGIPDTVPQRFGFSEELIERRTINFKMFNSFRDGSKAQIEMTSLANMAGLPPDIRGMHEPSVNISDIAQVFSTKEAGGILSRHGVVELANSIATDGKTMLDDPLRMGVFVVIRTDHPFTQEDLASYNLHPGGDGQNYLLYRPYHLVAVEAPISIAKAALYGQPTGTPLPTPVADVITVAKRNLKVGEVLDGSGGYTVNGLIEKAEIARAENLLPLGLAYDVKLKRDISQGEAISYDMIELNEDSFVLKLRRLQDATVW; via the coding sequence ATGTTCAGTAGACAACTCGCCGAGCGTGCAGCGACAAACAATCCGATTCGTGTGGGTATCATTGGTGCCGGGAAATTCGGTGCGGGGTTGGTCGCGCAGCTTTCACAAATGGAAGGTATCGTAGCGAGCGCGATTGCCGACATCAATCTGGCACACGCCACGAACGCATATACTGCCAGCAATGTCCCAGTTGATGAAATCTCACGCGTTCAGGATACGAACACCTTGAACGACACCATCCGCAGTTGGAAACGAGCAATTACTGTGGACGGAATGCATATTATCCAATCGGATCTCATCGATGTCGTTGTCGAAGCAACCGGTATCCCGGAAGTCGGGGCAGAAATGGCTTACCACACCCTGATGCACAAAAAGCATCTCGTGATGGTTAACGTCGAGACAGATGTTACCGTCGGTTCGTTCCTGAGACGCTTGGCGGATAATGCTGGTGTTGTCTATACCCTCGTTGACGGTGACCAGCCCGGTGTGACGATGAACATCGTTGAGTGGGCAAAAACGCTTGGTTTCGAGATTGTCGCTGCGGGGCGAGGCACAGTCTTTTATGATGACGACCGCGCTGGAATACCCGATACCGTTCCGCAACGGTTCGGGTTTAGTGAAGAACTCATTGAACGGCGCACGATTAACTTCAAGATGTTCAACTCGTTCCGAGATGGTTCAAAGGCGCAGATTGAGATGACCTCGTTGGCGAACATGGCTGGACTCCCACCCGATATTCGCGGGATGCACGAACCTTCAGTGAACATTTCCGACATCGCCCAAGTCTTCAGCACAAAAGAAGCAGGCGGCATTTTGAGCCGCCACGGTGTCGTCGAACTCGCAAACAGCATCGCAACCGATGGCAAGACGATGTTAGACGATCCACTTCGGATGGGCGTGTTCGTTGTGATTCGGACGGATCACCCGTTTACACAAGAAGACCTCGCCAGTTACAACCTACATCCGGGTGGCGACGGTCAGAACTACCTTCTCTATCGTCCGTACCACCTTGTAGCCGTTGAAGCTCCAATTTCGATTGCGAAAGCTGCGCTTTACGGACAACCAACGGGGACACCGTTGCCGACACCGGTCGCCGATGTCATAACGGTTGCCAAACGCAACCTGAAAGTCGGAGAGGTGCTTGATGGCAGCGGTGGGTATACCGTTAACGGTCTGATTGAGAAGGCAGAGATTGCGCGTGCTGAGAATCTACTTCCCCTCGGTCTGGCTTATGATGTCAAACTCAAACGCGATATCTCCCAAGGGGAAGCGATCTCTTACGATATGATAGAACTCAACGAGGATTCCTTCGTTCTCAAACTGCGTCGTCTCCAAGACGCGACCGTCTGGTAA
- a CDS encoding aspartyl protease family protein has product MRPTTQIELENLYDLVAVKLGVMKPEDVRRLTVPDALVDTGATGLCLPTSLIEQLGLTPIEMTRARAATGIVEPILYSEVQFTILGRTRSIQVTDLPEGSPVLVGHMVLEHLDLCLDIKEGLIYNPAHDGKWIIEIL; this is encoded by the coding sequence ATGAGACCCACCACACAAATTGAACTCGAAAATCTATATGACTTGGTAGCCGTAAAGCTGGGTGTTATGAAGCCGGAAGACGTGCGGCGGCTTACCGTCCCAGATGCCCTTGTTGATACCGGTGCGACGGGTCTTTGCTTACCGACTTCTCTCATTGAACAACTCGGTCTCACGCCTATTGAAATGACGCGAGCTCGTGCAGCTACCGGCATTGTTGAGCCCATCCTCTATTCAGAAGTTCAATTTACGATTCTGGGACGCACAAGGTCAATACAAGTTACCGATCTGCCTGAGGGGTCCCCTGTTCTCGTTGGACACATGGTATTGGAACATCTCGATCTCTGTCTTGATATAAAAGAGGGACTTATCTATAATCCCGCACACGATGGCAAATGGATTATAGAAATTCTCTAA
- a CDS encoding GNAT family N-acetyltransferase: MNTHSTTPAWRRLEPQLDAVLARFDIPASFWIQAWSPNYFDAMCALSSGEGWTTPEQRPKETLVAWENSWPTLVAVDTGGKLVGFLRAITDTQITTYLCEVLVAREFRRLGLGRLLIDVCQGLVPTTRLDLLSTDESDDFYRVIDCVDFQGFRRRSKVTGR; this comes from the coding sequence ATGAACACCCACAGCACAACTCCAGCATGGAGGAGACTGGAGCCTCAACTTGATGCAGTCTTGGCTCGATTTGATATTCCTGCGTCTTTTTGGATTCAAGCGTGGTCACCGAACTACTTTGACGCTATGTGTGCCCTTTCGAGTGGCGAGGGGTGGACGACTCCTGAACAGAGACCTAAGGAGACGTTGGTCGCTTGGGAGAATTCGTGGCCCACTCTTGTTGCTGTGGATACTGGTGGGAAGTTGGTGGGTTTTCTACGGGCAATCACGGACACACAGATCACGACCTACCTGTGCGAGGTTCTGGTCGCTCGCGAATTCCGGCGGCTTGGGTTGGGCAGACTACTTATTGATGTCTGTCAGGGGCTTGTGCCAACGACGAGACTTGACCTGCTGTCAACGGACGAGTCGGATGACTTCTATCGAGTTATTGATTGTGTCGATTTTCAAGGTTTTAGACGACGGTCTAAAGTGACAGGTCGTTAA
- a CDS encoding GNAT family N-acetyltransferase, whose product MYIDTVPAQNHIPDHYSDYLQGYRAVRLLKENGTILGECVWRVGSGHNIEITEFGIFEEENRRKGWGTRLLEAAFEDMRQYFAKIDRPLWKVYLFCEENNEEGRGFYESRGFRLDVVLNDFWADGNAVMYSQILKF is encoded by the coding sequence TTGTACATTGATACAGTCCCAGCACAAAATCATATACCTGATCATTATAGCGATTATCTTCAGGGTTATCGTGCGGTTCGTTTGCTGAAAGAAAACGGAACAATCCTTGGTGAATGCGTTTGGCGTGTGGGATCAGGACATAATATCGAGATTACGGAATTCGGTATCTTTGAAGAAGAGAATAGACGAAAGGGTTGGGGGACTCGGTTATTAGAGGCTGCATTTGAAGATATGCGCCAGTACTTTGCGAAAATTGACCGTCCTTTGTGGAAGGTATATTTGTTTTGTGAGGAAAACAACGAGGAAGGTCGCGGTTTCTATGAATCGCGAGGGTTTCGATTAGATGTTGTTTTGAATGATTTTTGGGCAGATGGCAATGCGGTCATGTATAGTCAAATTCTAAAATTTTAA
- a CDS encoding sulfotransferase — MLNPDRCPIIILGVERSGTSVVAEMLHKWGAYAGPPEKLHSADMHAPRGYWEYEPLWDLLAELGDFDTGATWWDPDFQHRMRKKAAIPVYRKKATELMAEMHNGGPWFWKDPALSHFLPFWKQIWDDAIYIITVRNPLDTAVSWQKFIMPPNVKGNISFVAMNLLRWQHIMTLILQHTEDAQHRLFLGYEDIVRYPYSQTERLAAFLNAKFGNRVSLVQAMVDAVDPHLWRNDCGVSFEQATEATDEQKALYTFVRQKIDNPLKPFDVAKYPLPPGYLEFLNIQEALLKVYRELEHQ; from the coding sequence ATGCTCAATCCCGACAGGTGTCCTATCATCATACTGGGTGTAGAACGCAGTGGGACTTCTGTCGTTGCTGAGATGTTGCACAAATGGGGCGCGTATGCGGGACCTCCCGAAAAGTTGCATAGTGCTGATATGCACGCCCCCAGAGGGTATTGGGAGTACGAACCTTTGTGGGATTTACTCGCCGAGTTAGGGGATTTTGATACTGGCGCGACTTGGTGGGATCCTGATTTCCAACACCGAATGAGGAAAAAAGCTGCTATCCCTGTGTATAGGAAGAAAGCCACTGAACTAATGGCTGAAATGCACAACGGAGGTCCTTGGTTCTGGAAAGACCCTGCACTCAGCCATTTTTTGCCGTTTTGGAAACAGATATGGGACGACGCGATTTACATAATCACAGTTCGCAATCCACTTGACACAGCAGTCTCATGGCAGAAGTTCATTATGCCACCGAATGTGAAAGGCAATATCTCTTTCGTTGCAATGAATTTACTACGTTGGCAGCATATAATGACGCTAATCCTCCAACACACGGAAGACGCACAACACCGCCTCTTTCTGGGTTACGAAGATATTGTCCGTTATCCATACAGTCAGACTGAAAGACTGGCTGCTTTCTTGAACGCAAAGTTTGGAAATCGAGTCTCACTGGTTCAAGCGATGGTTGATGCGGTTGATCCTCACCTATGGCGAAATGATTGTGGTGTTTCGTTTGAACAGGCGACTGAAGCAACAGACGAACAGAAAGCACTCTATACTTTTGTCAGACAGAAAATTGACAATCCACTTAAACCTTTTGACGTCGCAAAATATCCACTACCACCCGGCTATCTTGAGTTTCTAAACATTCAAGAGGCATTGCTGAAAGTTTATCGCGAGCTTGAACACCAATGA
- a CDS encoding aminoglycoside phosphotransferase family protein, with protein MHQITKITADNVCDFLKRFAPNISIEDLKPISNRHRGGDSFTFYYRDDAILKIARNAYRARLLKEVKLTKYLHALSMPFTVAKPIMVHDEGFYAMFSRINGSSLPIEALKTFTARELEAFGKSLGTALTFLHRHRFSDAVLDHIPHATDPFAVAIRDTRQKLAFIAENTTEIYTSRWREKLENLQEHLNQRWTVVHTDLQINHLFFVQENLEHPAIIDWADALLHDPAIDLSEFAIEMYSDLPPDGIVAKKVIDVVLKYYQTDDPAITEKIEFGVLVFQIGRAYQWVKNSVDQS; from the coding sequence ATGCATCAAATAACTAAGATTACAGCAGACAACGTGTGCGATTTTCTTAAAAGATTCGCTCCAAATATATCTATTGAAGATCTAAAACCTATATCCAACCGCCACCGTGGTGGCGATAGTTTTACCTTCTACTACCGCGACGATGCTATCCTCAAGATTGCGCGCAACGCCTACCGAGCCAGACTTCTAAAAGAAGTTAAACTCACAAAATACCTGCACGCATTATCAATGCCTTTCACTGTAGCGAAACCGATCATGGTACACGACGAGGGATTCTATGCGATGTTTTCAAGAATCAACGGTTCTTCACTACCCATAGAAGCACTTAAGACATTTACCGCCAGAGAATTAGAAGCCTTTGGCAAATCTCTCGGCACCGCTCTCACCTTTCTGCACAGGCACAGATTCTCAGATGCGGTTTTAGACCATATCCCACATGCTACCGATCCTTTCGCAGTGGCAATTCGTGACACAAGGCAAAAACTCGCGTTTATTGCAGAAAATACCACGGAAATCTATACAAGCCGATGGCGTGAAAAGCTGGAAAACCTACAAGAGCATCTAAACCAGAGATGGACTGTCGTTCACACAGATCTCCAAATAAACCATCTGTTTTTTGTACAGGAAAATCTTGAACACCCCGCCATTATTGATTGGGCTGATGCCTTGCTGCACGATCCAGCGATAGATCTATCTGAGTTCGCTATAGAGATGTACTCAGATTTACCGCCTGATGGCATTGTTGCCAAAAAGGTTATTGATGTGGTTCTGAAGTACTATCAGACAGACGACCCTGCGATTACAGAGAAGATTGAGTTTGGAGTTCTCGTTTTTCAAATTGGGCGCGCCTACCAATGGGTAAAGAACTCGGTAGATCAATCCTAA
- a CDS encoding dihydrodipicolinate synthase family protein, with protein sequence MERAIRVMERLKGPIVPVNACFGDDDSLDVSAMRKYVNWLCEQNIPVILLTYGSSEFCSLTDEEIWLLTSELTEEISGRSLFIASTGWWHPGQCREFLKHCDSDGVDAVKIQIHPGLGVKRDVIVGYFDSVQDTAPIPLLVWGAWQDPYPVDIVAELAKRPQVAGIKNDGPPFYAYYDIIRATADENFAVISGGQMRNFMFGYPIGSTAYLCTIAPFRPDIALEFYNALTIGRSDDAQEIVFRYEEPWLKVATRLEWLPSIKSALHLHGLYPNHRLRTPAISHTDEKHQEVRRVLDRIFGNIKPVEL encoded by the coding sequence ATGGAGCGAGCTATTCGTGTGATGGAACGTCTGAAAGGTCCTATCGTGCCGGTGAACGCCTGCTTTGGCGATGATGATTCATTAGATGTCAGCGCAATGCGGAAGTATGTCAATTGGTTGTGTGAGCAGAACATTCCGGTGATCCTCCTCACCTACGGCAGTAGCGAATTTTGTAGCCTAACAGACGAGGAAATCTGGCTATTGACTTCTGAACTTACGGAAGAAATATCGGGCCGCTCGCTGTTTATTGCTTCGACAGGTTGGTGGCACCCCGGGCAATGCCGAGAGTTTTTGAAACACTGCGATAGCGACGGTGTGGATGCTGTCAAGATCCAGATTCATCCCGGTTTAGGTGTCAAGCGCGATGTCATTGTCGGCTATTTTGATAGTGTTCAGGACACCGCACCGATCCCTTTATTGGTTTGGGGCGCGTGGCAAGATCCTTATCCTGTAGACATCGTTGCGGAATTAGCAAAACGTCCGCAAGTAGCCGGTATCAAAAACGACGGGCCTCCGTTCTACGCTTACTACGACATCATTCGCGCCACTGCTGACGAAAACTTTGCAGTCATCAGTGGTGGGCAGATGCGTAATTTCATGTTCGGGTACCCGATCGGTTCAACAGCATATCTGTGCACCATCGCTCCGTTCCGACCCGACATTGCATTGGAATTTTACAATGCTCTGACCATAGGACGTAGTGATGATGCACAGGAGATTGTATTTCGTTATGAAGAACCTTGGCTCAAGGTAGCAACAAGATTGGAATGGTTGCCAAGCATCAAATCAGCACTGCATCTTCACGGACTCTATCCAAACCACCGCCTCCGAACCCCTGCTATTTCACATACCGACGAAAAACATCAGGAAGTGCGAAGGGTGTTAGATCGAATCTTTGGGAACATCAAGCCTGTTGAACTCTAA
- a CDS encoding adenosine deaminase: protein MSINFIEALSTDNLTAIKAAPKTDLHSHAFLSTRLENLEHWLGHSLEHPPPKMKGLEGMMAYVNAVLSDHIITPKSFKFVASSGIKDAIQDGVVVLEMSFDIRLAEYYPDELVGVRPFLEALVEQYRIQVDLRPELGFPRTHADDPKLMALAHEAVELGLFRSIDLYSYEEACTPEAVQSLYAKARAAGMKLKAHVGEFGDAEEVRRTVEVLDLDEVQHGIAAAESIEVMRWLSQNQIQLNVCPTSNVMLDGVSDLASHPIRILFDNGVPVTINTDDLMIFGQSVSEEYQNLYRAGVFSAEELDSIRHASLESLD, encoded by the coding sequence ATGTCTATAAACTTCATTGAAGCACTCTCTACAGATAACTTGACCGCTATAAAGGCAGCCCCTAAAACTGACCTTCACTCTCACGCTTTCTTAAGTACACGATTAGAAAATCTGGAACATTGGTTAGGGCATTCCTTAGAACATCCCCCTCCTAAGATGAAAGGACTGGAGGGGATGATGGCATACGTAAACGCAGTTTTAAGCGATCACATAATAACTCCCAAAAGTTTTAAGTTTGTCGCATCGTCAGGGATAAAGGACGCAATACAAGATGGCGTTGTTGTGCTTGAGATGAGTTTCGACATTCGGTTGGCTGAATACTATCCCGATGAGTTAGTTGGGGTGCGGCCCTTTCTTGAGGCATTGGTTGAGCAATATCGGATACAAGTTGATCTACGTCCGGAACTCGGTTTTCCTCGGACACACGCTGATGATCCAAAATTGATGGCATTGGCGCATGAAGCCGTCGAATTGGGGTTGTTTCGATCCATTGATCTGTATAGTTATGAAGAAGCATGTACGCCTGAAGCCGTCCAGTCTTTATATGCCAAGGCACGTGCTGCCGGAATGAAACTGAAAGCACACGTCGGTGAGTTCGGGGATGCGGAAGAGGTACGACGAACCGTCGAAGTCCTCGACTTAGACGAGGTCCAACACGGTATTGCTGCCGCTGAATCGATTGAAGTGATGCGGTGGCTTTCGCAGAATCAGATTCAGTTAAATGTCTGTCCAACGAGCAACGTGATGTTAGATGGCGTGTCAGATCTCGCCTCACACCCCATTCGCATTTTATTTGATAACGGCGTGCCAGTGACGATCAACACAGACGACCTGATGATATTCGGGCAGAGCGTCTCCGAAGAGTATCAGAACCTCTACCGCGCAGGCGTTTTCAGTGCGGAAGAGTTAGATAGCATTCGGCATGCATCCCTTGAAAGTCTTGATTGA